The Penaeus monodon isolate SGIC_2016 chromosome 5, NSTDA_Pmon_1, whole genome shotgun sequence genome window below encodes:
- the LOC119573523 gene encoding uncharacterized protein LOC119573523 yields MAPESSGPHGKTPQEPSGRFHIPHKCPVCPAGPFGPFRKGRLSVTTSETGQPPGSKGTFSTGAPHQFPSKVGPHPFTFVSGSPRGPKNRLVSLATYPRKPSAPLLPTPNLRASPGPP; encoded by the exons atgGCCCCGGAGAGTTCCGGGCCCCATGGGAAAACGCCACA ggaaccttCTGGACGTTTCCACATCCCCCACAAGTGCCCAGTTTGCCCAGCGGGCCCCTTCGGGCCTTTCAGAAAAGG TCGCCTCAGCGTAACTACCTCTGAAACGGGCCAACCCCCTGGAAGCAAGGGAACCTTTTCCACCGGGGCACCCCACCAGTTCCCGTCCAAGGTGGGACCCCACCCCTTTACTTTTGTGTCAGGTAGCCCAAGGGGGCCCAAAAACAGGCTCGTCAGTTTGGCCACATACCCCCGGAAACCCTCTGCACCTTTACTGCCCACCCCAAATTTACGAGCCTCCCCCGGCCCCCCTTGA